A single Anopheles arabiensis isolate DONGOLA chromosome 2, AaraD3, whole genome shotgun sequence DNA region contains:
- the LOC120894852 gene encoding apolipoprotein D-like isoform X2, which produces MTAEKVEIDPVMFLGKWYEVERSFYLPELASGCTTMTFENTTLRDEAGRSQLEISIKSVNQWTGNPSISIGEAVPESETSSIMNVQLQSRLPTAIARLLPGSGRYQVLYTNYDNFAILWSCTSFVAVHADQIWLLGRDRDYSTDIRKKIYNALEQLSLDPDRLFIAKNKNCPSTL; this is translated from the exons ATGACCGCTGAGAAAGTGGAAATTGACCCAGTCATG TTTTTAGGCAAGTGGTACGAGGTGGAGCGTTCCTTCTATCTGCCCGAGCTGGCCTCCGGCTGTACCACGATGACCTTTGAGAACACGACGCTGCGGGACGAGGCCGGCCGAAGTCAGCTGGAGATTTCGATTAAATCCGTCAATCAATG GACGGGCAACCCATCGATCAGCATCGGGGAAGCCGTGCCGGAGAGTGAAACGTCCTCCATCATGAACGTCCAG CTCCAGTCACGGCTTCCAACGGCGATTGCGCGGCTACTGCCAGGATCTGGCCGCTACCAGGTGCTCTACACCAACTACGACAACTTTGCCATTCTCTGGTCGTGCACGAGCTTTGTGGCGGTTCACGCTG ATCAAATCTGGCTGCTGGGACGTGATCGAGACTACTCGACCGATATTAGGAAAAAGATCTACAACGCCCTTGAGCAGCTAAGCCTCGATCCGGACCGTTTGTTCATTGCGAAGAACAAAAACTGCCCCTCCACGCTCTGA
- the LOC120893993 gene encoding josephin-like protein has translation MYHEKQQRELCALHALNNLFQDKSSFTKSQLDQICQNLSPNEYINPHRSILGLGNYDVNVIIAALHMKDCEAIWFDKRKDPSRIDTSKIIGFILNVPSNYKVGFVRLPIQRRHWIAIRQINKEYWNLDSKLDAPQCLGDESNMLQYLREQLQSNDKELFVVCTCEVDKTQQWLLPDNEQR, from the exons ATGTACCACGAGAAGCAACAACGAGAGCTGTGCGCGTTGCATGCGCTGAACAACCTGTTTCAAG ACAAATCGTCCTTCACCAAATCACAGCTCGATCAAATCTGCCAAAATCTCTCTCCAAATGAGTACATCAATCCGCACAG ATCCATCCTGGGACTCGGAAACTACGATGTGAATGTTATCATTGCTGCATTACACATGAAAGATTGTGAAGCGATTTGGTTCGACAAGCGAAA GGATCCATCGCGAATCGATACATCGAAAATAATCGGGTTCATACTGAACGTTCCAAGCAACTACAAGGTGGGGTTTGTGCGGCTGCCCATTCAACGTCGACACTGGATAGCCATTCGACAAATTAATAAAGAGTACTGGAACCTAGACTCCAAGCTGGATGCTCCCCAATGTCTAGGAGAT GAGTCGAACATGCTACAGTACCTACGAGAGCAACTGCAAAGCAATGACAAAGAGCTTTTCGTCGTGTGCACATGCGAGGTGGACAAAACGCAACAATGGTTACTACCGGACAACGAACAGCGGTGA
- the LOC120894852 gene encoding apolipoprotein D-like isoform X1 — protein sequence MYHQFMELRVVWCVVVALWLARLSPVLASGFGKCPNYPSMPKFNMTKFLGKWYEVERSFYLPELASGCTTMTFENTTLRDEAGRSQLEISIKSVNQWTGNPSISIGEAVPESETSSIMNVQLQSRLPTAIARLLPGSGRYQVLYTNYDNFAILWSCTSFVAVHADQIWLLGRDRDYSTDIRKKIYNALEQLSLDPDRLFIAKNKNCPSTL from the exons atgtATCATCAGTTTATGGAGCtgcgtgtggtgtggtgcgtCGTCGTTGCCCTCTGGCTTGCCCGGCTGAGCCCGGTGCTGGCGTCCGGCTTCGGCAAGTGCCCAAATTACCCTTCAATGCCAAAGTTTAACATGACAAAG TTTTTAGGCAAGTGGTACGAGGTGGAGCGTTCCTTCTATCTGCCCGAGCTGGCCTCCGGCTGTACCACGATGACCTTTGAGAACACGACGCTGCGGGACGAGGCCGGCCGAAGTCAGCTGGAGATTTCGATTAAATCCGTCAATCAATG GACGGGCAACCCATCGATCAGCATCGGGGAAGCCGTGCCGGAGAGTGAAACGTCCTCCATCATGAACGTCCAG CTCCAGTCACGGCTTCCAACGGCGATTGCGCGGCTACTGCCAGGATCTGGCCGCTACCAGGTGCTCTACACCAACTACGACAACTTTGCCATTCTCTGGTCGTGCACGAGCTTTGTGGCGGTTCACGCTG ATCAAATCTGGCTGCTGGGACGTGATCGAGACTACTCGACCGATATTAGGAAAAAGATCTACAACGCCCTTGAGCAGCTAAGCCTCGATCCGGACCGTTTGTTCATTGCGAAGAACAAAAACTGCCCCTCCACGCTCTGA
- the LOC120894472 gene encoding GTP-binding protein 1, whose translation MKPSATKQAPVGALGSGANSSKLPDGISSSNSTSTGDRKFVDYSSIREKTVLVGPTEEQFDLLMKRLEERISASRGETVYEIGIGEDGSENGLVPDDYAASVATLESLAAMLGADCVPLRTRKAEQGNTGQYLIRRKVEEDDFTEVRVAVVGNVDAGKSTLLGVLTHGELDNGRGFARQRLFRHKHEIESGRTSSVGNDILGFDSVGNVVNKPDHGTLDWVKICEKSAKVITFIDLAGHERYLKTTVFGMTGHAPDFGMLMIGANSGIVGMTKEHLGLALALSVPVFVVVTKIDMCPPNILQENLKLLYKILKSQGCRKVPVMVKTSDDVVLSATNFVSERLCPIFQVSNVTGENLDLLKMFLNLLNVRTTGNDALPTEFQIDDTYAVPGVGTVVSGITLQGIVRLNDTLLLGPDPLGDFQPITIKSIHRKRMVVREVRSGQTASFALKKIKRSQIRKGMVMVSQALNPQACWEFDCEILVLHHPTTISSKYGRWSAMVHCGSIRQTAQILQMSKECLRTGDKAVVRFRFIKNPEYMKPGQRMVFREGRTKAVGNVIQPLYTPGSIQQRSKPNKMQSNRGAMVGGMQSGSGMTCSANMPLSKGSSATVDGDATAAAAAAAGGMDNGTANSSPTSESTPVLDIGTDKRNHRPAGGGKKRNNMAGATGAGPSLPPASGKVLSAGSSGAASQQSVASVAAPGASSSAASGGAAVAVDMSKLSIASN comes from the exons atgaaaccaagCGCAACAAAACAGGCGCCAGTGGGCGCGCTCGGTTCGGGtgcgaacagcagcaaactTCCGGACGGGATTTCATCATCCAACAGTACCAGCACGGGCGACCGGAAGTTCGTCGATTACTCTAGTATTCGCGAGAAGACGGTTCTGGTGGGGCCGACGGAGGAGCAGTTTGATCTGCTGATGAAACGATTAGAAGAACGTATTTCCGCCAGCCGTGGTGAGACGGTGTACGAGATTGGCATTGGGGAAG ATGGAAGCGAAAATGGTCTCGTGCCGGATGATTATGCTGCGTCCGTGGCAACGCTGGAATCCCTGGCAGCTATGCTTGGCGCGGACTGTGTTCCGCTGCGCACCCGAAAGGCGGAGCAGGGCAATACCGGGCAGTACCTCATCCGGCGGAAGGTAGAGGAGGACGATTTCACCGAGGTGCGGGTCGCCGTCGTGGGCAATGTGGACGCCGGAAAGTCCACCCTGCTGGGTGTGCTGACCCACGGCGAGCTGGACAATGGCCGGGGGTTCGCGAGACAGCGGCTCTTTCGCCACAAGCACGAGATTGAAAGTGGCCGCACCAGCTCGGTGGGAAATGACATCCTTGGGTTTGACAGTGTGGGGAATGTGGTGAACAAACCGGACCATGGCACCCTCGACTGGGTGAAGATATGCGAAAAGTCGGCCAAAGTCATCACGTTCATTGATTTGGCAGGCCATGAGCGGTACTTGAAGACGACCGTGTTCGGTATGACGGGCCATGCGCCGGATTTCGGCATGTTGATG ATTGGAGCGAACTCCGGTATCGTGGGAATGACGAAAGAACATCTGGGGCTGGCGTTAGCACTGTCCGTGCCGGTATTCGTCGTCGTCACCAAGATCGACATGTGCCCGCCGAACATTCTGCAGGAGAATTTGAAGCTGCtgtacaaaatattgaaatcgCAGGGCTGCCGCAAGGTGCCGGTGATGGTGAAAACGAGCGATGACGTCGTGCTGAGCGCCACCAACTTCGTGTCGGAGCGGTTATGTCCCATCTTTCAAGTGTCGAACGTGACGGGTGAGAACCTGGACCTGCTGAAAATGTTCCTCAACCTGCTGAACGTGCGCACCACGGGCAACGATGCCCTGCCGACCGAGTTCCAGATTGACGATACGTATGCCGTACCG GGCGTTGGAACCGTCGTGTCCGGGATCACGCTTCAGGGGATAGTGCGGCTAAACGATACGCTGCTGCTCGGGCCGGACCCGTTGGGGGACTTTCAGCCGATCACAATCAAAAGCATCCACCGCAAGCGCATGGTGGTGCGCGAGGTGCGCAGCGGGCAGACGGCCAGCTTTGCGCTGAAGAAAATCAAGCGCTCCCAGATACGCAAGGGCATGGTGATGGTCAGCCAGGCGCTGAACCCGCAGGCCTGCTGGGAGTTTGACTGCGAGATACTGGTGCTGCACCACCCGACGACGATCTCGAGCAAGTACGGGCGCTGGTCGGCGATGGTACACTGTGGCAGCATCCGGCAGACGGCGCAGATCTTGCAAATGTCCAAGGAATGCCTGCGCACCGGCGACAAGGCCGTGGTGCGGTTCCGCTTCATCAAGAATCCCGAGTACATGAAGCCGGGCCAGCGCATGGTTTTCCGCGAGGGGCGCACGAAAGCGGTCGGGAACGTGATTCAGCCGCTGTACACGCCAGGGAGCATCCAGCAGCGCTCCAAGCCGAACAAAATGCAATCGAACCGTGGTGCGATGGTGGGCGGAATGCAGTCCGGGTCTGGGATGACCTGTTCCGCTAACATGCCACTATCCAAGGGGTCCAGTGCAACGGTGGACGGGgatgcaactgctgctgctgctgctgctgcgggaggCATGGACAATGGCACGGCCAACAGTTCGCCGACCAGCGAGTCAACGCCCGTGCTGGACATTGGGACGGATAAGCGCAACCACCGGCCAGCGGGCGGTGGTAAGAAGCGCAACAATATGGCGGGGGCCACCGGAGCAGGGCCGAGTTTACCGCCCGCCAGCGGTAAGGTGTTATCGGCCGGTAGTTCAGGGGCGGCATCACAACAATCGGTTGCTTCGGTGGCTGCCCCTGGAGCATCATCGTCGGCCGCGTCCGGTGGGGCCGCCGTCGCCGTTGACATGAGCAAACTATCCATTGCTTCCAACTAG
- the LOC120894474 gene encoding protein NCBP2AS2 homolog, producing MVLQLILRYLANNEQLIQRLADSYPLRRAAQMVLSAYYRSRSIAEQQKLIGMSPERLQQALRSFKSNVQKEIENAKNDLGKKK from the coding sequence ATGGTGCTGCAACTGATTCTGCGATACCTGGCCAACAACGAGCAGCTGATCCAGCGGTTGGCCGACTCGTACCCGCTGCGCAGGGCCGCCCAGATGGTGCTGAGCGCGTACTATCGCAGTCGCTCCATTGCCGAGCAGCAGAAGCTGATCGGAATGTCGCCGGAGCGGTTGCAGCAGGCGTTGCGCAGCTTCAAGTCGAACGTGCAGAAGGAGATCGAAAATGCGAAGAATGATTTGGGCAAGAAAAAGTGA
- the LOC120894851 gene encoding zinc finger protein DPF3, which produces MASSDLIVNVNNLEKIENFLNDSTYKEIIENSETFNTRLCLERRLRMPFLDPQTGVAQNHCALFMHSRHRIPGLKNGQVYSYPSARWRKSRRQYLLQKPHPPFPAYTHRPFGHLQPAPPASILPGSGIGGDRGGVGGGGGGGGGSTYDSENSNLDQSSAVDASELKEHESEKGSGKDWYYDEMEMHDMESFEDHDLPDSDCDYEESFSQRKKKSKGARSGGGGGGGGGSGGGRSKSGGSSLSDANNRRGGRGGGRGRGRKSQGIGGELGPSFKDMVETPKKNRVQTLPNLTPQSNSSSPLTLPGGGGAGGGSEELPLVPELVPEVKVEGSGDPTDGSGAPKLPNSRPGVGPNHAAGGLAANSGPGGPIAALAGATASIGGVPAPAAVVAPGVGPGGPGAGPGAAGGGGAVEKSRAVPSPYCDFCLGDARENKKTFEPEELVSCSDCGRSGHPSCLQFTANMIISVRKYRWQCIECKYCTICGTSDNDDQLLFCDDCDRGYHMYCLSPPLVSPPEGSWSCKLCKEEFHKPK; this is translated from the coding sequence ATGGCGTCCTCCGATCTGATAGTGAACGTAAATAATCTGGAGAAAATAGAGAATTTCCTCAATGATTCCACGTACAAGGAGATCATCGAGAACAGTGAAACGTTCAACACGCGGCTCTGCCTGGAGCGGAGGCTCCGGATGCCGTTCCTCGACCCGCAGACGGGCGTCGCACAGAACCACTGCGCGTTGTTTATGCACAGCCGCCACCGCATCCCCGGACTGAAGAATGGCCAGGTGTACAGCTACCCGTCGGCACGCTGGCGCAAGTCCCGCCGGCAGTACTTGCTGCAGAAACCGCACCCACCGTTCCCGGCGTACACGCATCGTCCGTTCGGGCATCTGCAGCCGGCCCCGCCAGCATCCATCCTGCCCGGAAGCGGCATCGGTGGGGACCGCGGAGGAgtgggcggtggtggcgggggcggcggtggcagcacGTACGACTCGGAAAACTCCAACCTGGACCAGTCGAGCGCGGTCGATGCGTCCGAGCTGAAGGAGCACGAGTCGGAGAAGGGTTCGGGCAAGGATTGGTACTACGACGAGATGGAGATGCACGACATGGAGTCGTTCGAGGATCACGACCTGCCGGACTCGGACTGCGACTACGAGGAGAGCTTCAGCCAGCGCAAGAAAAAGAGCAAGGGCGCCCGGAGCGggggaggcggcggcggcggcggcggttcCGGCGGCGGGCGCAGCAAGTCGGGCGGCTCGTCGCTGTCCGACGCGAACAATCGTCGCGGCGGCAGGGGGGGCGGACGAGGCCGAGGACGCAAATCGCAAGGTATTGGGGGCGAGCTGGGTCCTAGCTTCAAGGATATGGTGGAAACACCGAAAAAGAACCGTGTTCAAACACTACCGAACCTCACACCCCAATCGAACAGCTCATCCCCACTGACCCTACCCGGAGGCGGCGGAGCAGGAGGTGGATCGGAGGAACTCCCGCTGGTGCCGGAACTGGTGCCGGAGGTGAAGGTCGAGGGGAGCGGCGATCCGACGGACGGATCCGGAGCACCGAAGCTGCCCAATAGCCGTCCCGGGGTGGGCCCCAATCATGCGGCCGGTGGTCTCGCGGCCAACAGCGGCCCGGGCGGCCCGATAGCCGCCCTAGCCGGGGCCACTGCATCGATCGGCGGAGTCCCGGCACCGGCGGCCGTTGTTGCGCCCGGTGTCGGACCGGGCGGTCCCGGCGCTGGACCCGGCGCCGCTGGTGGTGGAGGGGCGGTCGAGAAGAGCCGAGCCGTGCCGTCGCCGTACTGCGACTTCTGTCTGGGCGATGCGCGCGAGAACAAGAAAACGTTCGAGCCGGAGGAGCTGGTGTCCTGCTCGGACTGTGGCCGGTCGGGCCATCCGTCCTGCCTGCAGTTCACGGCGAACATGATCATCTCGGTGCGCAAGTACCGGTGGCAGTGCATCGAGTGCAAGTACTGCACCATCTGCGGCACGTCCGACAACGACGATCAGCTGCTGTTCTGCGACGACTGCGATCGTGGCTACCACATGTACTGTCTGTCGCCGCCGCTCGTCTCGCCGCCCGAGGGCTCCTGGAGCTGCAAGCTGTGCAAGGAAGAGTTCCACAAGCCCAAGTAA
- the LOC120894473 gene encoding mediator of RNA polymerase II transcription subunit 9, whose translation MDAVETKPQICNIPETKIQPVEIEILPVVYDIIRSVEKDPIDNTAKQKESAECSHKVTELQKTLDAARSTIRKLHGIEYSKEEQLRRLESLRKQLALKQQLIKKYKNVQF comes from the exons ATGGACGCCGtcgaaacaaaaccacaaatctGCAACATTCCAG AAACCAAAATTCAGCCCGTAGAAATCGAGATACTGCCCGTGGTGTACGACATCATCCGAAG TGTTGAGAAGGATCCGATAGATAACACCGCGAAACAAAAGGAAAGTGCCGAGTGCAGCCATAAG GTCACTGAGCTTCAAAAAACACTCGACGCAGCCCGATCAACCATCCGCAAGCTGCACGGGATCGAGTACAGCAAGGAGGAGCAGCTGCGGCGGCTCGAAAGTTTGCGCAAACAGCTCGCCCTGAAGCAGCAACTGATCAAGAAGTACAAGAACGTCCAGTTCTAG